Part of the Opisthocomus hoazin isolate bOpiHoa1 chromosome 5, bOpiHoa1.hap1, whole genome shotgun sequence genome, CGCTCgcctcgccgcccgcccccggccatGGGCCCGCACTGACACACCGCGCCGGGGCAGCGGGCCGGCAGCGCGGCGCTGGGGCGTCTGTCGGGGCCGGGACTGCGGCCCCGCTCTCCCGGTGAGTACCCgcgggggggcggccccgccggagGGAACAAAGCCGTGGAcggcggccgcgccgggggccCGCCCGGGTGCTCTGCCCGTcggccccggctccggcagcggccccggctccggcagcGGCCCCGGCGCCTCCCGGCCCGGACAAAGGGCGGCCGGGGAGAGgcagcgccgcggggccggggggggcccggggagaCGGGGagaccggggccggggggggccgcgaggggcccggccggggcgggaggAAAGTTTGGCGGGGGCCGCTCGCCGCCGTTCGTTTCGTTTGGCGAAATGATCCCTTCGCGGGAGGGATGCACCAGGCAGCGCCGTAacgaggggggcggcggggaggcagcgAACGCGCCCTGCCGCCGGCCCCCGTtcccggggggggccgggaccccccgccGCCCACGGCACCGCTGCGGGCGGCAAAGCTTCTGGGGCGCGGGGACTCGGTTGTCTCCCGGCAGCGGGGGGGGaggcggctcggcggggccgtGCCGGGTGCGAGCGGCTTCGGGTGTGAATAGGCGCACCGGGAGAAACACAGACTCGTCCCCGCGCCGACCCGAAATGAACGATTTCGATGGcagatggggtggggggaaggcagccTTACACCGATCGGGTCGGAAAGGGCGAGGGCACGGCAGCCCCTGCGCGCAGCTCCTTCCCCggcctcggccccggccccgcgggcagccCGACCGCTGCCTGCTGCCCGCGGCCCCTGCCCGTTCCCCCTGCCAGCTGCCGGCCCCCCCTACCCGCTGCCGTTCCCGCAGCCTGCTGCCCGttgcccgctccccctgcccgttgcccgctccccctgcccgctgcccgttcccgctgcccgcagcctgcCCGCCTCGCCTCGCCCGCATCCGTCCCCTCGCCGCGCACGGGAGCCGAGGCTCACCCTCCTCCATAAATAAGCGTGTCGAGGTAAAAATAATTACCTCTGCTTGCTGCTTTTAATTAAAGTCTCGGAGGGAAAGTGCTGGATTATGGTAATGAGCAGACATACGTTCCCTCTTGTCGAGCGGAGCGGGAGGTGAGCTGACATGCAATCAGCGACAATGACAAGCCACTCGAAACCCATTCGCTCCGCTCCTCCGCCGCAGCCCGGAGACCGGCCCAGCCCCTCTCTCGCGGGgggacccccgccgccccgctccccgccgcggccggagCCCCGCCGACGGCCGCCCCTTTTCGctcggctcccgcccgcccctGGCCCCGCGGTtgccccccgcgctcccgcccggtcgctgcccggagccggctcccgccgcgcccgcagccgggctcGCCGATAAATAAATCATCGCGGCGGCTTCCCCGCACCTCGCCGCCCGCTCCCGGAGCTCCTCgcctgctttatttctttttttttttttttttcccccccagaccGGTGAAAGTGCTCTCATGcctcttaattttatttattttttaaatgtttgttaattgcaatattttttaaatttacttttgtttCCCCCGGCGGGTCGCGGCCGCATCTCCGCGCAGCATCTCCGGGGCTGTAACGTCCCGGCTCTGCCCGTCTCCCCGCCCGCAGGCATGGAGGACGCCGGCATCCAGAGGGGAATATGGGACGGGGACGCCAAGACGGTCCAGCAGTGCTTGACTGACATCTTCACCAGCGTTTACACCACCTGCGACATTCCAGAAAACGCCATTTTCGGCCCCTGCGTCCTGAGCCACACGTCCCTGTACGACAGCATCGCCTTCATCGCCCTCAAGTCCACGGACAAGCGCACCGTCCCCTACATATTCCGGGTAAGAGCCGCTCGCCCGCCGGGCAAAGCCGTTCGCcccgcggccccggagccggccCGCCGGCCGCTGCCCGAGCGCGTCCCCGCCGCGCAGCGCGTCCCCGCCAGGGAGCGCGGCCCCGTCGGGCCGCCCGCTgctcgccgcggccccgccgagccAGGAGCGACCCTTCGCCGCCGGGATGCgttccccgccgccccggccggccgCCCGGCCCCATCCCGTCGGTCCGTCGGTCGGTCGGTCCGTCGGTCGGTCGGTCCGTCCGCGCGCGTTAGTGACGGCGGGGTTTGCAGGTGGACACGTCGGCGGCCAACGGCTCGTCGGAGGGGCTGATGTGGCTGCGGCTGGTGCAGTCGGCGCGGGAGCGGGAGGAGCAGAACCTGGAGGCCTACATCAAGAGCGGGCAGCTCTTCTACCGCTCCCTGCGCCGCATCGCCAAGGACgaggagctgctggtgtggtACGGCAAGGAGCTcacggagctgctgctgctcggccCGGCGCGGGCCCCCGCCCGCAGTAACGGTGGGTGTCCCGCGCGGCCGCCCGGCAACCCTTCCCGCGGCCCCGGGTGACCAGCGGCctctggcggggcggggggggcgggcgggggggatcCCCAcccggggtggcgggggggaggcggccggcgtcgggacccccgccccctccccttcctcccgtCGGCGGCCCCGCTGACCGCGCCCCCGCCTCTGCGCGTCCCGTCCCGCGTGTGCCCGGCCGCAGGCTCGCCGCCCTTCGCCTGCCCCGAGTGCAGCCAGCGCTTCCAGTTCGAGCTGCCCTTCGCCGCCCACCTCCGGTTCCGCTGCCCCAAGCGGCTGCACGGCCCCGacaccggccccgccgccgaggccccGGGCGGCAAGGACGGCGCCGGCAAGGAGCAGGAGCCCGGCAAGTACAGCAAGCCCGGCGGGCCGCCGCTCCACCACCCGTTCCCCGGGGCCGACGgcggcagcgccgccgccgccgccgccaccaagCCCTCCACGGACTTCCACAACCTGGCGCGGGAGCTGGAGAACTCCCGCGGCGGCCACGGCGGGtccccggggcggccggcggccccCGAGGCGCCGGCCGCGAAGGCCAAGCGGCGGTAccccgaggaggaggagcggggccgcTTCCCGGCGGAGCGGCCCGGGCTGCCCGCGGCGCCCAAGGAGGAGCCGGTGTGCGCCCCGCAGCAGCAGTACCGGGCGGCCGGCTCCTACTGCGGCCTGGAGGAGGGCGGCCGGCTCTTCGCGCCGCCCAGCCCGGAGACCGGCGAGGCCAAGCGCAGCGCCTTCGTGGAGGTGAAGAAGGCGGCCCGCGGCTCCGACCCCGACGGCGGCCCCGAGGAGGGCCAGGAGcgcggctcccccgccgccccgggctcggccggcggggagccggggctgtgcccccgcggcggccccgggggcccACTGGCCGCCCGCCTGGAGGGGGgcagcccggcgcggggcagcgccTTCACCAGCGTGCCGCAGCTGgggggccccggcggcggcgggggcggccccggcggggcggagGAGCGGAAGAGCGCCTTCTCCCAGCCCGCCCGCTCCTTCCCCCACGTCCCGCCGCTGGTGCTGGGCCAGAAGCTGGGCGGGCTGGGCGAGCCCTGCCCcgacggcgccgccgcccccgcccgcctctACGCCGCCGAGGCGCTGGCCGTCAAGctgccgggcggcggggaggcggcgggcggcggcggcgggggcggcggcggcggcggcgggctgcccaaGCAGAGCCCCTTCCTCTACGCCACCGCCTTCTGGCCCAagagctcggcggcggcggcggtggcggcggcggcggcggggccgctgcagctgcagctgccgtCGGCGCTGACGCTGCTGCCGCCGTCGTTCACGTCGCTGTGCCTGCCGGCGCAGAACTGGTGCGCCAAGTGCAACGCGTCCTTCCGCATGACCTCGGACCTGGTCTACCACATGCGCTCCCACCACAAGAAGGAGTACGCGCTGGAGCCCCTCGTCAAGCGCCGCCGCGAGGAGAAGCTCAAGTGCCCCATCTGCAACGAGTCCTTCCGCGAGCGCCACCACCTCTCCCGCCACATGACCTCGCACAACtagcggggacacccccccccgcacccgccctccccgcccggggacccccgcccggccccccgcggAGGGCAGCGGCCGCCCGCCGCGCTCGTTCCTTTCCTTTCGATGCACGCATTTTCACTTtccggggaggggcggggagggcagcaggggagaagaggagaagaagaggagaaagaagaagaagaagaggaaaaaaaatgaagaagaagaaaaaaaaaagaataaaagcaccggggaaaaaaaaagaaggaaaaaaagcgcAAAtgacttaaaaatacattttttaaaatgtcatatatTGCAACATATTGATGCATTTGTCATACGTTTCTACTTAAATTATTAAGCACTTATGGTTTAGATGTAATAATAATTATATGTCGgggtaaatttttattttagatatAAAGCTACAGGCGGGGAGGAGCGCGGCGGGgtcggcgggggcggcgggccggggtcCTGCATGCACCGggctcctcccgcccgcccggcccccgccgcccgcgtCCCCTTTGCTGCAGAGTGTCACCTGGTGCCCGTGAAATGGAGTCTCGATAGTTCCGTGTTACCTTTCCTTTtcggtttgggtatttttttttttttcctcccccgcTCTCGAAAAGATTTATTAAACTTTATAGTTTATCTGGGTATGTTGGATGCTTTGACAATAAAtgactttattttcttcaaagcacCTGGACGTTAATCGATGCCGGGGGGGGTGGGCGGAGGGGAGAGGGgtggccccagggctgcggggcgggagcggTGCCCCTGGCCTGCCCGGGTGAAGGGGGCCGGCGGGGAGAgaccccgcccgcccgcccgctgctccctttcccttctctccctcctgccttcaGCCTCGCTTGCTGCTCTCCGTCCTCCCGCCTGTTCCTCCTCGGTTTCGCCTCGCGTTTTGTTCACCCtttatttctctctcctttcatCCCGTCCTTCCCTTCATTTCGTTTCCCTTTcatgtttttggtttggtttaatttcttgctttttgcctttctctctttttcttcctgtctttctctttttgtctcttcctctctttcccctttcttctgtttctccttttccttttttccttttctttttctatttt contains:
- the PRDM8 gene encoding PR domain zinc finger protein 8, translating into MEDAGIQRGIWDGDAKTVQQCLTDIFTSVYTTCDIPENAIFGPCVLSHTSLYDSIAFIALKSTDKRTVPYIFRVDTSAANGSSEGLMWLRLVQSAREREEQNLEAYIKSGQLFYRSLRRIAKDEELLVWYGKELTELLLLGPARAPARSNGSPPFACPECSQRFQFELPFAAHLRFRCPKRLHGPDTGPAAEAPGGKDGAGKEQEPGKYSKPGGPPLHHPFPGADGGSAAAAAATKPSTDFHNLARELENSRGGHGGSPGRPAAPEAPAAKAKRRYPEEEERGRFPAERPGLPAAPKEEPVCAPQQQYRAAGSYCGLEEGGRLFAPPSPETGEAKRSAFVEVKKAARGSDPDGGPEEGQERGSPAAPGSAGGEPGLCPRGGPGGPLAARLEGGSPARGSAFTSVPQLGGPGGGGGGPGGAEERKSAFSQPARSFPHVPPLVLGQKLGGLGEPCPDGAAAPARLYAAEALAVKLPGGGEAAGGGGGGGGGGGGLPKQSPFLYATAFWPKSSAAAAVAAAAAGPLQLQLPSALTLLPPSFTSLCLPAQNWCAKCNASFRMTSDLVYHMRSHHKKEYALEPLVKRRREEKLKCPICNESFRERHHLSRHMTSHN